A region of Planktomarina temperata RCA23 DNA encodes the following proteins:
- the ilvA gene encoding threonine ammonia-lyase IlvA produces the protein MTDFSNQAAEATERMRQLFPATPLQRNDHLSNVYDADIWLKREDLSPVRSYKLRGAFNAMGKQADKDVFVCASAGNHAQGVAYVCRHLQKKGVIFMPVTTPEQKIRKTRLFGGAWVQVQLVGDYFDDTLRASQAYCAEVGGHFLSPFDDPDVIEGQATVTYEMLEQLGRSPDVFVVPVGGGGLSSSARRLLSERAPETEIFYVEPSGGKSLAAAVQAGAPIALEQVDTFVDGAAVAKMGVNTFAALKGIDADHVLDIPEDRICTTILDMLNTEGIVLEPAGALALDALKDLKDKIKGKTVVCVSSGGNFDFERLPEVKERAQRYAGVKKYFILRLPQRPGALKDFLGLLGPDDDIARFEYLKKSARNFGTVLLGIETSKPENFALLSERLEAAGMSIRDITGDEAMVDLII, from the coding sequence ATGACAGATTTTAGCAACCAAGCCGCTGAGGCCACCGAGCGCATGCGCCAGTTGTTTCCTGCAACACCGCTCCAGCGCAATGATCATCTTTCGAATGTCTATGATGCGGATATTTGGCTGAAGCGAGAAGATCTATCGCCTGTGCGCTCCTATAAACTGCGCGGCGCATTTAATGCCATGGGCAAACAGGCGGATAAAGACGTGTTCGTCTGCGCCAGCGCCGGCAATCATGCGCAGGGCGTCGCCTATGTTTGCAGGCATTTGCAGAAAAAAGGCGTAATTTTTATGCCAGTGACCACACCGGAACAAAAAATTCGCAAGACTCGACTGTTTGGGGGCGCGTGGGTGCAGGTGCAATTGGTGGGTGACTATTTTGACGACACGCTTCGCGCCAGCCAAGCCTATTGCGCGGAAGTTGGCGGGCATTTTCTGTCGCCATTTGATGATCCCGATGTGATTGAGGGGCAGGCAACAGTCACCTATGAGATGCTCGAACAATTGGGCCGCTCTCCAGATGTTTTTGTGGTGCCTGTGGGCGGCGGAGGTCTGTCTTCTTCTGCGCGGCGTTTGCTGTCAGAGCGCGCTCCTGAGACTGAAATCTTTTATGTTGAGCCGAGTGGGGGCAAAAGCCTGGCCGCTGCGGTTCAGGCCGGCGCCCCTATTGCGCTGGAGCAGGTGGATACGTTTGTTGATGGGGCGGCGGTGGCCAAGATGGGCGTGAATACCTTTGCTGCGTTAAAAGGTATTGATGCGGATCATGTTTTGGATATCCCCGAAGATCGAATTTGCACCACAATTTTGGATATGCTGAATACAGAAGGAATTGTTTTGGAGCCCGCGGGGGCTTTGGCTTTGGACGCCCTGAAGGATCTAAAAGACAAGATCAAAGGCAAAACCGTGGTCTGTGTGTCATCGGGAGGCAATTTTGATTTTGAACGATTGCCAGAGGTGAAAGAGCGCGCCCAGCGCTACGCCGGTGTGAAGAAATATTTTATCTTGCGTCTGCCTCAACGACCTGGGGCGCTTAAGGATTTCTTGGGTCTTTTGGGACCGGATGATGATATTGCGCGCTTTGAATATCTCAAGAAATCAGCGCGCAACTTCGGAACTGTCTTGCTTGGAATTGAAACCTCAAAGCCAGAGAATTTTGCGCTCTTATCGGAGCGGCTTGAAGCGGCTGGAATGTCAATTCGGGACATCACTGGAGATGAGGCGATGGTGGATTTGATTATCTAA
- a CDS encoding CCA tRNA nucleotidyltransferase, whose amino-acid sequence MKIDPTALDIQTLAPLFTAFEEAGARLLYVGGCIRNAVMGGAATDIDLTSDAVPDQMRRIAQAHGVRVVDTGADHGTLTFLLGGKSYEITTFRQDVTTDGRHAEVVFGTSLEQDAARRDFTMNALYAEASGQVIDPLDGLADAQARRLRFIGEPQARIAEDYLRILRFFRFWAWYGDPLEGVDAQALAACAALQSGLERISKERIGAELLKLLAAADPAPALAAMEAAGILGRVLPGASARSVSLLVDLEREHPPDALRRLACLGGEAVQERLRLSNVQARQVEALRYHGQNTSKALAHGYALGAAQGWSSWLLRAAWMENRVTETEQEAVRRGAQSICPVSAADLMPKHQGPALGEALKRAQDIWIARDMQITKDEILVHLDGLG is encoded by the coding sequence ATGAAGATTGATCCCACCGCGCTTGATATCCAGACCCTAGCACCGCTTTTCACGGCCTTCGAGGAGGCCGGCGCGCGGCTTTTATATGTGGGCGGTTGTATTCGTAATGCGGTGATGGGGGGTGCGGCAACGGATATTGATTTGACCAGTGACGCCGTGCCAGATCAGATGCGGCGGATTGCGCAAGCCCATGGGGTGCGGGTTGTCGACACCGGCGCAGATCATGGAACACTGACGTTTTTGCTCGGTGGCAAATCTTATGAAATCACCACATTTCGCCAAGATGTGACGACCGACGGTCGGCATGCTGAAGTTGTTTTTGGCACATCGCTTGAACAAGACGCCGCGCGCCGCGATTTTACCATGAATGCGCTCTATGCAGAGGCGTCGGGCCAGGTGATCGACCCATTGGACGGGCTGGCCGATGCGCAAGCGCGGCGGTTGCGTTTTATCGGTGAGCCGCAAGCTCGTATCGCGGAAGATTATCTGCGTATCTTGCGGTTTTTTCGGTTTTGGGCTTGGTATGGCGATCCCCTCGAAGGTGTTGATGCGCAGGCGCTCGCGGCCTGTGCGGCTTTGCAATCGGGTTTGGAGCGAATTTCTAAAGAACGGATCGGCGCTGAGCTGCTCAAACTATTGGCCGCCGCCGACCCAGCCCCAGCGCTGGCCGCAATGGAGGCAGCTGGCATCTTGGGGCGCGTGCTGCCAGGGGCTTCGGCGCGCTCGGTTTCGCTTTTGGTGGACCTAGAGCGGGAGCATCCGCCCGATGCGCTACGCCGTCTGGCCTGTCTTGGTGGTGAGGCGGTGCAAGAGCGCTTGCGGTTGTCAAATGTGCAGGCGCGCCAGGTTGAAGCGCTGCGGTATCACGGGCAAAACACATCAAAAGCCTTGGCGCATGGATATGCGCTGGGCGCGGCGCAGGGCTGGTCGTCTTGGCTGCTGCGCGCGGCCTGGATGGAGAACAGGGTCACAGAGACAGAGCAAGAGGCGGTGCGCCGCGGCGCCCAGTCTATTTGCCCCGTTTCGGCGGCTGATCTAATGCCAAAGCACCAGGGCCCAGCGCTTGGGGAGGCTTTGAAGCGTGCACAAGACATTTGGATTGCACGGGATATGCAGATCACCAAAGATGAAATATTGGTGCATTTGGACGGCCTTGGGTGA
- a CDS encoding NADP-dependent malic enzyme — translation MPNNKVTDADALAYHLEPTPGKFEITASVPMTTQRDLSLAYSPGVAVPCLAIADNPELAYDYTNKGNLVAVISNGTAVLGLGNLGALGSKPVMEGKAVLFKRFADVNSIDIELDTENPEEFINAVKLMGPTFGGINLEDIKAPECFIIEQALKEVMDIPVFHDDQHGTAVICAAGLINALHLSGKKIQDVKIVLNGAGAAGIACIELLKSMGAKHNNCIVCDTKGVIYQGRTEGMNQWKSAHAISTELRSLDDAMAGADVFLGVSVKGAVTPAMVESMAPDPVIFAMANPDPEITPEEAHAVRPDAIVATGRSDYPNQVNNVLGFPYLFRGALDIHARAINDEMKIACARALADLAREEVPDEVALAYGTKLSFGRDYIIPTPFDPRLIYRIPPAVARAGMDTGAARRPIVDMDGYELSLKTRMDPTASILRGINARARSSQARIIFAEGDDERVLRAAVLYQRQGFGKSIVVGRESDVRQRLEAAGLGDAAGELEVVNAANTEHLEDYKNYLYQRLQRKGFDTTDVHRLAARDRHVFGSLMLAHGHGDGLVTGVTRKSAHVLELINHVYDVGPHDGAVGVTAILSKGKIILIADTLVHEWPDENDLADIAERGAGVARALGLDPRVAFVSFSTFGYPISERAEKMRIAPDVLLKRGVDFEFEGEMAVDVALNVNEMKKYPFSRLTGPANVLVVPARHSASISVKLMQEMGGATVIGPILTGIDKPIQICSTVSSVNDILNMAAIAACNIR, via the coding sequence ATGCCCAATAACAAAGTCACAGACGCTGATGCGCTGGCCTACCACCTGGAACCAACGCCTGGTAAGTTTGAGATAACCGCCTCTGTGCCAATGACAACACAGCGTGATCTTTCCTTGGCCTATTCGCCAGGTGTTGCGGTGCCCTGTTTGGCCATCGCAGATAATCCTGAATTGGCCTATGACTATACCAACAAAGGCAACCTTGTAGCGGTGATTTCGAACGGAACAGCGGTATTGGGTCTTGGTAATCTTGGGGCTTTGGGCTCCAAGCCGGTCATGGAAGGCAAGGCGGTTTTGTTTAAGCGCTTCGCAGATGTGAACTCCATCGATATTGAGCTGGACACCGAAAACCCCGAAGAATTTATCAATGCTGTGAAGCTCATGGGTCCGACCTTTGGCGGCATCAACCTCGAAGACATTAAGGCACCGGAGTGTTTTATCATCGAGCAAGCCTTGAAAGAGGTCATGGATATTCCAGTGTTTCATGATGACCAACACGGCACGGCCGTGATCTGCGCGGCAGGCCTGATCAATGCCTTGCACCTGTCTGGCAAGAAAATTCAGGACGTGAAAATTGTTTTGAATGGTGCCGGTGCTGCTGGCATTGCCTGTATTGAACTTTTAAAATCTATGGGTGCCAAACATAACAACTGCATTGTGTGCGACACTAAGGGCGTGATTTATCAGGGACGTACTGAGGGTATGAACCAATGGAAATCGGCCCATGCTATTTCAACAGAGTTGCGCAGTTTGGATGACGCTATGGCGGGCGCAGATGTGTTTTTGGGTGTTTCCGTCAAAGGCGCCGTGACCCCAGCAATGGTGGAAAGCATGGCCCCCGATCCGGTGATTTTTGCTATGGCAAATCCAGACCCTGAGATCACACCCGAAGAGGCGCATGCCGTGCGTCCAGATGCGATCGTGGCCACAGGGCGGTCGGATTATCCCAATCAGGTCAACAATGTATTGGGTTTCCCGTATTTGTTCCGTGGTGCATTAGATATTCACGCCAGAGCGATTAATGACGAAATGAAGATTGCTTGTGCGCGTGCGCTTGCGGATTTAGCGCGTGAAGAGGTGCCAGATGAGGTGGCTTTGGCCTATGGCACGAAGTTGAGTTTTGGCCGCGATTACATTATCCCAACCCCCTTTGATCCACGTTTAATCTACCGCATTCCTCCCGCAGTTGCGCGCGCAGGTATGGACACAGGCGCTGCCCGCCGGCCGATTGTGGATATGGATGGCTATGAGCTGTCCCTGAAAACCCGCATGGATCCCACCGCGAGCATTTTGCGCGGCATCAATGCGCGCGCACGGTCGTCGCAGGCTCGGATTATCTTTGCCGAAGGTGATGATGAGCGGGTCTTGCGCGCTGCTGTCTTGTATCAACGCCAGGGTTTTGGAAAATCAATTGTCGTGGGTCGGGAAAGCGATGTGCGTCAAAGATTAGAGGCAGCGGGGCTGGGTGATGCGGCCGGTGAGCTGGAAGTGGTGAATGCCGCCAACACAGAACATTTGGAAGATTACAAAAACTACCTCTACCAGCGCCTGCAACGCAAAGGTTTTGATACAACCGATGTGCATCGCCTTGCTGCCCGGGATCGTCACGTTTTTGGATCTTTGATGCTTGCGCATGGACATGGCGACGGTTTGGTGACGGGTGTTACACGCAAGTCAGCGCATGTTTTGGAATTGATCAACCATGTTTATGACGTGGGCCCACATGATGGCGCGGTTGGGGTGACGGCTATTTTGTCAAAAGGCAAAATCATTTTGATCGCTGACACATTGGTTCATGAATGGCCTGATGAAAACGACCTTGCCGATATTGCCGAACGTGGTGCTGGCGTGGCGCGTGCCTTGGGCTTGGATCCGCGGGTGGCTTTTGTAAGCTTTTCGACCTTCGGTTATCCGATTTCAGAGCGCGCTGAAAAAATGCGCATTGCTCCGGATGTCTTGTTAAAGCGTGGGGTTGATTTTGAATTTGAGGGCGAGATGGCTGTGGATGTGGCGCTCAACGTCAATGAGATGAAGAAATACCCGTTCAGCCGCCTCACTGGCCCGGCCAATGTTTTGGTGGTTCCAGCGCGGCATTCGGCATCAATCTCAGTGAAATTGATGCAGGAAATGGGTGGTGCCACTGTCATCGGTCCAATTTTGACAGGCATCGATAAGCCAATTCAAATTTGCTCGACCGTGTCTTCGGTGAATGACATCCTCAATATGGCGGCCATTGCCGCCTGCAATATCAGATGA
- a CDS encoding ribokinase, producing the protein MTVYNFGSINADYFYQVRHIPAPGETLAATDLDQGLGGKGANQSVAMVQAGADVVHLGAVGRDGDWLLERLVALGVARDSIARLSCASGHAIITVAADGENAITLFSGANTAMSEAQLTQWLAPIGAGDWLVMQNETAHQVHAARMARAQAARVVYSAAPFEAKAVAEVLPFVNILCANEYEVKALQQDLRISSLASLGLDGMLITYGAKGAAYHDFSADQVFEVAGIPVIPVDTTGAGDTFCGYFIGRLSLGDDPQTALTCANRAAALKVTRSGTADAIPNLQEVMEFAP; encoded by the coding sequence ATGACGGTCTACAATTTCGGCTCCATCAACGCCGATTACTTCTACCAGGTGCGTCATATTCCGGCGCCTGGTGAAACCCTTGCGGCGACTGATTTGGATCAAGGCCTGGGCGGCAAGGGGGCCAATCAATCTGTGGCTATGGTTCAAGCCGGTGCGGATGTGGTGCATTTGGGAGCCGTGGGCCGCGATGGGGATTGGCTGCTCGAGCGGCTTGTTGCTTTGGGTGTCGCGCGCGATTCAATTGCCCGCCTGTCCTGCGCTTCCGGCCACGCCATCATCACGGTGGCCGCTGATGGTGAAAACGCCATCACCCTATTTTCTGGAGCCAATACGGCGATGAGTGAAGCGCAGCTCACCCAATGGTTGGCCCCGATCGGTGCGGGGGATTGGCTGGTGATGCAAAATGAAACTGCGCATCAAGTCCATGCCGCCCGAATGGCGCGCGCTCAAGCTGCGCGCGTGGTCTATTCAGCGGCACCCTTCGAGGCGAAGGCTGTGGCAGAGGTTTTGCCATTTGTGAATATCCTATGCGCGAATGAATATGAGGTGAAAGCGCTCCAACAGGATCTGCGCATCTCCAGTTTAGCCAGCCTTGGGCTCGATGGAATGCTCATTACCTATGGCGCAAAAGGTGCCGCCTATCATGATTTTTCAGCAGATCAGGTGTTTGAGGTTGCTGGAATCCCTGTCATTCCCGTGGACACCACCGGAGCAGGCGACACTTTCTGTGGTTATTTCATAGGGCGTTTGTCATTGGGAGACGACCCCCAAACCGCCTTAACCTGTGCCAACCGCGCCGCAGCCCTCAAGGTTACACGATCCGGCACAGCGGATGCTATTCCAAACCTGCAAGAGGTGATGGAATTCGCCCCCTGA
- a CDS encoding CoA pyrophosphatase translates to MIPHHADILRALARPGGASSDFDLNPGTSGSGPAKKDAGVLVPLIERSSGVHVVLTKRAAHLSSHPGQIAFPGGKRDAGDADISATALREAHEETGLDPSLVEILGQLPAHETVTGFNVIPTIGWISTPWEVKADPGEVAEVFEVPLSHVVTAQNFQVQSRIWRGQRRSYYCVPYGPYYIWGATARILRGLADQMGPL, encoded by the coding sequence ATGATTCCGCATCACGCTGATATTCTCCGCGCATTGGCGCGGCCGGGCGGCGCCTCGTCGGATTTTGATCTTAATCCGGGGACGTCTGGGTCTGGGCCTGCGAAGAAAGATGCCGGTGTTTTGGTGCCCTTGATTGAGCGCTCTTCAGGCGTTCATGTGGTCTTGACCAAACGCGCGGCGCATTTGTCATCCCACCCTGGGCAGATTGCGTTTCCCGGCGGCAAGCGGGATGCCGGTGACGCGGATATTTCTGCAACAGCGCTGCGTGAAGCGCATGAGGAAACCGGGCTTGATCCATCCCTGGTAGAAATCTTAGGGCAATTGCCGGCACATGAAACCGTGACGGGGTTCAACGTTATTCCAACCATCGGTTGGATCAGCACGCCCTGGGAGGTTAAGGCAGATCCTGGCGAGGTGGCGGAGGTGTTCGAAGTGCCTTTGTCTCATGTGGTGACGGCGCAAAATTTTCAAGTTCAGTCGCGGATCTGGCGCGGACAGAGACGCTCTTACTATTGCGTCCCTTACGGGCCCTATTACATTTGGGGCGCGACCGCGCGGATATTGCGCGGCTTGGCCGATCAGATGGGTCCGCTATGA
- a CDS encoding NUDIX domain-containing protein, translating to MLRFGTTPDPNRRYTRRPGAYAILPHKGGLLATYQGGRNQEYQLPGGGIDPGESPLQALHREVFEETGWRITQPRVFFRFKVFSFMPDYDLWAEKICTIYVAHPVYQKSAPSEPDHHPVILPADAALNHLASPGDRQAVAQFFGKR from the coding sequence TTGCTACGTTTTGGCACCACACCAGATCCCAATCGCCGCTACACGCGGCGCCCCGGCGCCTATGCAATTTTGCCCCATAAAGGAGGGCTTTTAGCCACCTATCAAGGGGGACGAAATCAGGAATATCAATTGCCTGGCGGCGGCATAGATCCGGGCGAATCACCTCTCCAAGCGTTGCATCGTGAAGTATTTGAGGAAACCGGTTGGCGCATCACACAGCCTCGGGTGTTTTTTCGTTTTAAAGTTTTCAGCTTTATGCCGGACTACGATCTTTGGGCAGAAAAGATTTGCACCATCTATGTCGCGCACCCCGTGTATCAAAAATCGGCTCCCTCCGAACCAGACCATCATCCCGTGATTTTGCCCGCTGACGCGGCCCTAAACCATCTGGCCAGCCCGGGCGATCGTCAGGCCGTGGCACAGTTTTTCGGCAAGAGATAA
- a CDS encoding argininosuccinate synthase — protein sequence MSAPKKVVLAYSGGLDTSIILKWLQTEYGCEVVTFTADLGQGEELEPARAKAELMGASSIYIEDVREEFVRDFVFPMFRANALYEGLYLLGTSIARPLISKRLVEIAQLEGADAVAHGATGKGNDQVRFELAAYALNPDIKVIAPWREWDLSSRTKLIDFAEKNQIPIAKDKRGEAPFSVDANLLHTSSEGKVLEDPAIEAPDYVYQRTVNPEDAPDTPEYVEIGFQAGDAVSINGVDMSPATILTELNRLGGQHGIGRLDLVEGRFVGMKSRGIYETPGGTLLLEAHRAIESITLDRGAAHLKDELMPKYAELIYNGFWFSPEREMLQALIDKSQEHVTGTVRLKLYKGSARTVGRWSYYSLYSEAHVTFEDDAGAYDQKDAAGFIQLNALRLKLLAARKNRIR from the coding sequence ATGTCAGCCCCTAAGAAAGTTGTCCTGGCCTATTCGGGCGGACTAGACACCTCGATCATCCTCAAATGGTTGCAGACCGAATATGGCTGCGAAGTGGTGACATTCACGGCAGATTTGGGTCAGGGTGAAGAGCTCGAACCCGCCCGCGCCAAAGCCGAACTGATGGGCGCCTCCTCAATCTATATCGAGGATGTGCGTGAAGAATTTGTCCGCGATTTTGTGTTCCCTATGTTCCGAGCCAATGCGCTTTATGAAGGTCTGTACCTGCTGGGTACCTCCATTGCGCGCCCATTGATCTCCAAACGCCTGGTTGAGATTGCACAGCTCGAAGGGGCAGATGCTGTTGCCCATGGCGCGACCGGCAAAGGCAATGACCAAGTGCGGTTTGAGCTGGCCGCCTACGCATTGAACCCCGATATCAAAGTCATCGCCCCCTGGCGTGAATGGGATCTTTCAAGCCGTACCAAGCTGATCGATTTTGCCGAGAAAAACCAAATCCCAATCGCCAAAGACAAGCGCGGCGAAGCGCCGTTTAGTGTTGATGCTAACCTGCTGCACACCTCTTCGGAAGGTAAGGTCTTGGAAGACCCGGCCATTGAGGCACCCGATTACGTCTATCAACGCACCGTCAATCCCGAGGATGCACCCGACACGCCAGAATATGTTGAGATTGGCTTTCAAGCCGGGGATGCTGTCTCAATCAACGGCGTTGATATGTCCCCCGCAACGATTTTGACCGAGTTAAACCGGCTTGGCGGTCAACATGGCATCGGGCGGCTTGACCTGGTCGAGGGTCGCTTTGTGGGCATGAAATCCCGTGGCATTTACGAAACCCCTGGCGGCACATTGCTGCTGGAGGCCCATCGCGCCATTGAATCCATCACCTTGGACCGCGGCGCGGCCCATCTCAAAGACGAATTAATGCCAAAATATGCCGAGCTGATTTACAATGGCTTTTGGTTTAGCCCTGAGCGCGAAATGCTTCAGGCTTTGATTGATAAGTCCCAAGAGCATGTCACCGGAACTGTGCGTCTGAAGCTCTATAAAGGCTCCGCCCGCACGGTGGGCCGCTGGTCATATTACAGCCTGTATTCTGAAGCGCATGTGACGTTTGAAGATGATGCGGGCGCCTACGATCAAAAAGATGCTGCTGGCTTTATCCAGCTCAATGCCCTGCGCCTCAAGCTCTTGGCTGCGCGTAAAAATCGGATCCGTTGA
- a CDS encoding Hsp33 family molecular chaperone HslO, whose amino-acid sequence MTQTVKMSWDDTVLPFQLDASDIRGRVARLDGVLDQVLAQHDYPSVVEALVAEMTLLTALIGQTMKLRWKLSLQVRGSGAVRLIATDYYGPTEDGAPGRIRAYASYDAETLDTEAPGFDQIGNGYFAILIDQGQDMQPYQGITPIAGTSLSACAEAYFAQSEQIPTRFSLAFGYSQEADGSDGWRAGGVMLQHMPAAGSHVTSEEPQGEDGLLSAADLLDSDGNENWNRANILLDTVDQLELVGPSIAPTQLLLRLFHEEQPRVYDTQPVTFGCTCSPDRVRQSLSIYSAKDMAHMTTDDNEVTADCQFCGAHYSFDPDTLGFEANPPIENDSASR is encoded by the coding sequence ATGACGCAAACTGTAAAAATGAGTTGGGATGATACGGTTTTGCCGTTTCAATTGGACGCATCCGATATCCGTGGCCGTGTGGCGCGGCTCGATGGTGTGTTGGATCAGGTGCTTGCGCAGCATGATTATCCGTCTGTTGTTGAGGCGCTTGTGGCAGAGATGACTTTGCTCACTGCGTTAATTGGTCAAACCATGAAGCTGCGCTGGAAGCTCTCGCTTCAAGTGCGCGGCAGCGGTGCGGTGCGTTTGATCGCAACTGACTACTATGGCCCGACAGAAGATGGAGCGCCCGGGCGCATCCGGGCCTATGCAAGCTATGATGCTGAGACTCTGGACACCGAGGCACCGGGCTTTGATCAAATTGGCAATGGGTATTTCGCCATATTGATTGATCAAGGTCAAGATATGCAGCCCTATCAAGGGATCACCCCGATTGCCGGCACCTCTCTTTCGGCCTGTGCAGAGGCCTATTTTGCGCAGTCTGAACAAATACCGACCCGCTTTTCCCTGGCATTTGGTTACTCGCAGGAGGCGGATGGCTCAGATGGTTGGCGTGCGGGCGGCGTGATGCTGCAACATATGCCTGCGGCAGGTTCGCATGTGACCTCTGAAGAGCCACAGGGCGAAGATGGTTTGCTCTCGGCAGCGGATCTATTGGATTCAGATGGGAATGAAAATTGGAACCGGGCGAATATTTTGCTCGATACCGTCGATCAGCTTGAGCTGGTCGGACCATCCATTGCGCCGACGCAACTGCTGCTTCGTTTGTTTCATGAAGAGCAACCGCGGGTCTACGACACCCAGCCGGTGACTTTCGGCTGTACCTGCTCGCCTGATCGTGTGCGCCAAAGCCTGTCGATTTATTCGGCCAAAGACATGGCGCATATGACCACAGACGACAATGAGGTCACCGCCGATTGCCAGTTTTGTGGCGCCCATTACAGCTTTGATCCAGATACGCTTGGGTTTGAGGCCAATCCCCCCATTGAAAATGATTCCGCATCACGCTGA
- a CDS encoding D-amino acid aminotransferase, with product MTDHVTTHQAAEDARNEDILIYLNGQLLPKERALVSVYDSGFMLGDGVWEGLRLYNGTWAFMDEHLNRLFEAAKAVDIDIGMDRNGVERALRDTQAANGMQSDAHARLMVTRGVKIRPFQHPDLSQSGPTFTIIMEHSKPSLPRGIRLATVPHMRGLPMTQDPKLNSHSKLNCILACIAAQKAGADEALMLDVHGFVNTTNACNFFIVRDGAVWTSTGDYCMNGITRQKVIDLCRAHDIPVFERNFSLVDTYGAQEAFLTGTFGAQTPVIEIDGRPIGDGDMGPITCRIRGLYQDLIAQVCA from the coding sequence ATGACAGATCATGTAACAACCCACCAAGCTGCGGAAGATGCCCGCAATGAAGACATTTTGATTTACCTCAATGGGCAATTGCTGCCCAAAGAGCGTGCCTTGGTCAGCGTATATGACAGCGGGTTTATGCTTGGGGACGGGGTTTGGGAGGGGTTGCGTCTTTATAACGGCACATGGGCCTTCATGGATGAACATCTGAACCGTTTGTTTGAGGCGGCAAAGGCCGTGGATATTGATATTGGTATGGATCGCAATGGGGTGGAGCGGGCCTTGCGCGATACGCAAGCGGCCAATGGGATGCAGAGCGATGCGCACGCTCGGCTTATGGTCACGCGCGGGGTGAAGATCCGCCCGTTTCAGCATCCAGACCTGTCACAATCTGGCCCCACATTTACCATCATAATGGAACATTCAAAGCCCAGCCTTCCCCGTGGCATTCGTCTCGCCACTGTACCGCATATGCGGGGCCTGCCCATGACGCAGGATCCAAAATTAAATTCGCATTCTAAACTCAACTGCATTTTGGCCTGTATCGCGGCACAAAAGGCCGGAGCGGATGAGGCTTTGATGTTAGACGTGCATGGGTTTGTGAATACCACCAATGCCTGCAACTTTTTTATTGTGCGCGATGGTGCGGTTTGGACCAGTACGGGAGATTACTGCATGAACGGCATCACCCGGCAAAAGGTCATTGATCTGTGCCGCGCCCATGACATCCCCGTTTTTGAGCGCAACTTCAGCTTGGTGGACACCTATGGCGCGCAGGAGGCCTTCCTGACCGGAACCTTCGGTGCGCAAACCCCTGTGATCGAGATTGATGGCCGCCCCATCGGTGACGGCGACATGGGGCCAATCACCTGCCGTATTCGGGGGTTGTATCAGGACCTCATCGCCCAGGTCTGCGCATGA